Proteins from a single region of Mus pahari chromosome 2, PAHARI_EIJ_v1.1, whole genome shotgun sequence:
- the Cct7 gene encoding T-complex protein 1 subunit eta: MMPTPVILLKEGTDSSQGIPQLVSNISACQVIAEAVRTTLGPRGMDKLIVDGRGKATISNDGATILKLLDVVHPAAKTLVDIAKSQDAEVGDGTTSVTLLAAEFLKQVKPYVEEGLHPQIIIRAFRTATQLAVNKIKEIAVSVKKQDKVEQRRMLEKCAMTALSSKLISQQKVFFARMVVDAVMMLDELLQLKMIGIKKVQGGALEESQLVAGVAFKKTFSYAGFEMQPKKYQNPKIALLNVELELKAEKDNAEIRVHTVEDYQAIVDAEWNILYDKLEKIHQSGAKVILSKLPIGDVATQYFADRDMFCAGRVPEEDLKRTMMACGGSIQTSVNALVPDVLGHCQVFEETQIGGERYNFFTGCPKAKTCTIILRGGAEQFMEETERSLHDAIMIVRRAIKNDSVVAGGGAIEMELSKYLRDYSRTIPGKQQLLIGAYAKALEIIPRQLCDNAGFDATNILNKLRARHAQGGMWYGVDINNENIADNFQAFVWEPAMVRINALTAASEAACLIVSVDETIKNPRSTVDPPAPTAGRGRGQARFH, from the exons ATGATG CCCACACCAGTTATCCTGTTGAAAGAGGGTACTGATAGCTCCCAGGGCATCCCTCAGCTCGTGAGTAACATCAGTGCCTGCCAAGTGATTGCAGAGGCTGTAAGGACCACCCTGGGTCCCCGTGGCATGGACAAACTTATTGTGGATGGCCGAG GCAAAGCAACAATTTCTAATGATGGGGCCACAATTCTGAAACTCCTCGATGTTGTCCATCCTGCGGCAAAGACTTTAGTGGACATAGCCAAATCCCAGGATGCTGAG GTTGGTGATGGCACCACCTCAGTGACCCTGCTGGCTGCAGAGTTTCTGAAGCAGGTGAAGCCCTACGTAGAAGAAGGTTTACACCCTCAGATCATCATCCGAGCTTTCCGCACAGCCACTCAGTTG GCTgttaacaaaatcaaagaaatagcTGTGTCTGTGAAGAAGCAAGATAAAGT AGAACAGAGGAGGATGCTAGAGAAGTGTGCAATGACAGCCCTGAGCTCCAAGCTGATCTCCCAGCAGAAGGTCTTCTTTGCCAGGATGGTGGTGGATGCTGTGATGATGCTTGACGAGCTGCTGCAGCTTAAAATGATTGGCATCAAGAAGGTGCAGGGTGGAGCCCTAGAG GAGTCTCAGCTCGTGGCTGGTGTTGCCTTCAAGAAGACTTTCTCTTATGCTGGGTTTGAAATGCAGCCCAAGAAGTATCAGAACCCCAAGATTGCCCTCCTAAATGTGGAGCTTGAGctgaaagcagagaaagataaTGCTGAAATCAGAGTCCACACGGTGGAG GATTATCAGGCAATTGTTGATGCCGAGTGGAACATTCTCTATGACAAGTTAGAGAAGATCCATCAGTCTGGAGCCAAAGTCATCTTGTCTAAGCTCCCTATTGGGGATGTGGCCACCCAGTACTTTGCTGATAGGGACATGTTCTGTGCTGGCCGAGTACCTGAGGAGGATCTGAAGAGGACAATGATG GCTTGTGGAGGCTCAATCCAGACCAGTGTGAATGCTCTGGTTCCAGATGTGCTGGGCCACTGCCAGGTGTTTGAAGAGACCCAAATTGGAGGAGAGAG GTACAATTTCTTCACTGGCTGCCCTAAGGCCAAGACATGTACCATCATCCTCCGTGGTGGTGCTGAGCAGTttatggaggagacagagaggtctCTACATGATGCCATCATGATTGTGAGGAGGGCCATCAAG AATGACTCTGTGGTGGCTGGTGGTGGAGCCATTGAGATGGAGCTTTCCAAATACCTGCGGGATTACTCGAGGACCATTCCTGGGAAACAGCAGCTGTTGATTGGGGCATATGCCAAGGCCCTGGAGATTATTCCACGACAGCTATGTGACAACGCTGGCTTTGATGCCACAAACATCCTTAACAAGCTGCGGGCTCGACATGCACAG GGAGGTATGTGGTATGGGGTGGACATCAACAATGAGAACATCGCTGACAACTTCCAGGCATTTGTGTGGGAGCCAGCCATGGTGCGCATCAATGCTCTGACAGCAGCTTCTGAGGCTGCGTGCCTTATTGTGTCCGTGGATGAGACTATCAAGAACCCCCGCTCCACTGTGGACCCTCCAGCTCCAACAGCTGGCCGCGGCAGAGGCCAAGCCCGCTTCCACTGA
- the Smyd5 gene encoding SET and MYND domain-containing protein 5 has protein sequence MAASMCDVFSFCVGVAGRARGSVEVRFVSSAKGKGLFATQLIRKGETIFIERPLVAAQFLWNALYRYRACDHCLRALEKAEENAQRLTGKPGQVLPHPELCSVRKDLHQNCPHCQVMYCSAECRLAAAEQYHQILCPGPSQDDPRHPLNKLQEAWRSVHYPPETASIMLMARMVATVKQAKDKDHWVRLFSHFCSKTANDEEEIVHKLLGDKFQGQLELLRRLFSEALYEETLSKWFTSDGFRSLFALVGTNGQGIGTSSLSQWVHACDALELKPQDREQLDTFIDQLYKDIEAATGEFLNCEGSGLFVLQSCCNHSCVPNAETSFPENNFLLHVTALEDIKPGEEICISYLDCCQRERSRHSRQKILRENYLFVCSCPKCLAEADDPNVTSEEEEEDEEEGEPEDAELGDEMTDV, from the exons ATGGCGGCCTCCATGTGCGACGTGTTCTCCTTCTGCGTGGGCGTGGCGGGCCGTGCCCGGGGTTCCGTGGAAGTCCGTTTTGTGAGCAGCGCCAAG GGAAAGGGACTGTTTGCCACACAGCTGATTCGGAAGGGAGAGACCATCTTCATCGAAAGGCCTCTGGTAGCTGCGCAGTTCCTCTGGAATGCACTTTATCGGTACAGGG CCTGTGACCACTGCCTTCGGGcactggagaaggcagaggagaatgCCCAGAGGCTGACTGGGAAACCAGGCCAGGTTCTACCACACCCAGAGCTATGCAGTGTGCGTAAGGACCTCCACCAGAACTGCCCCCACTGCCAG GTGATGTACTGCAGTGCAGAATGTCGGCTAGCAGCTGCAGAGCAGTACCACCAAATCCTGTGCCCAGGCCCATCCCAGGATGACCCCCGGCACCCCCTCAATAAGCTGCAGGAGGCATGGAG GAGTGTTCACTATCCTCCTGAGACTGCCAGTATAATGCTGATGGCCCGGATGGTAGCCACGGTGAAACAG GCCAAGGACAAGGACCACTGGGTCAGACTCTTCTCCCACTTCTGCAGCAAGACAGCCAACGATGAGGAGGAAATTGTCCACAAACTGCTGGGggacaagttccag GGCCAGCTGGAACTTCTGCGTAGGCTCTTCTCAGAGGCCCTTTATGAGGAGACCCTCAGTAAG TGGTTCACATCAGATGGATTCCGGTCTCTCTTTGCCCTTGTTGGGACCAATGGTCAAGGGATTGGAACCAG TTCCCTCAGCCAGTGGGTACATGCCTGTGATGCACTGGAGCTGAAGCCTCAGGACCGGGAACAGCTAGACACCTTCATTGACCAGTTGTACAAGGACATTGAGGCAG CAACTGGAGAGTTCCTTAACTGTGAAGGATCTGGCCTCTTCGTGCTTCAAAGTTGCT GCAACCACAGCTGTGTCCCCAATGCGGAGACCTCCTTCCCAGAAAACAACTTCCTTTTACATGTTACTGCCCTGGAGGATATTAAGCCAGGCGAG GAAATATGTATCAGCTACTTAGACTGCTGTCAGCGGGAGCGCAGCCGACACAGCCGACAAAAGATCCTCAG GGAGAACTACTTGTTTGTCTGTTCCTGTCCTAAATGCCTGGCAGAGGCTGATGACCCCAATGTGAcctcagaagaggaagaggaagatgaggaagaaggagagcCAGAAGACGCAGAGCTAGGGGATGAGATGACCGACGTGTGA